In bacterium, one DNA window encodes the following:
- a CDS encoding glycoside hydrolase translates to MKELYVSILWHMHQPNYRDPIRGYYSMPWVRLHSTKAYYDMAVLARKYPEMELTFNLVPALIEQCEDYAGGAADYELMLSSKNPSDLTADEKEAILSRFFQSNHETMIKPLPRYIELLQYRGISGTRNEIQQALTMFAAQDYLDLQVLFNLSWFGFSIREEDADIRKLIRKGRFFTIEERDLVLKKQVETIARLTVLYRELWDAKAIDITASPFYHPILPLLCDTTIAREGMPGCRLPQQRFSFPQDAARQVDMALDYFEKIFGRKPEGMWPSEGSVSPDALDIVSKSGIRWVATDENILAKSVKNFNRGKDLYHPWEAHGVSVFFRDHHLSDQIGFVYARNPAQVAVDDFVGQLKAIAASADGSPRCVSIILDGENAWETYPNSGQEFLSKLYEQIIAEKALKPISFSNFLKKFPPQSSIKSIFPGSWINGNFDTWIGDQEEVDGWDALRNTRELLTAKGKALDEEKRNEAWLEIFRAEGSDWFWWYGEDHTSPNDPEFDRLFRAHLERVYDILGIESPQEITEPIIKKQVIRTDVEPTGFVTPVIDGRATTFYEWLSAGWLPTTGPGGAMSGGESLVTDIYYGFDLDSLYLRLDFVKREEPLNLADWSMSVVITGDEKFRIDFELDEPDNYTLFRESQERWIRRARRSDVAVDKVAEVGIAYADLGIKSGKRVGFTVMLFEKGVERERWPRVGQISFVVPDEEFQSKMWQV, encoded by the coding sequence GTGAAAGAACTGTACGTTTCCATATTATGGCACATGCACCAGCCCAATTACCGTGATCCGATCAGGGGGTATTACAGTATGCCGTGGGTTCGTCTTCACTCAACCAAGGCATATTATGACATGGCGGTTCTGGCCAGGAAATACCCCGAGATGGAGCTGACATTCAACCTGGTTCCGGCGCTCATCGAACAGTGCGAGGATTATGCCGGAGGCGCGGCGGATTACGAGCTCATGCTCTCCTCGAAGAATCCCTCCGATCTGACGGCGGATGAAAAAGAGGCCATTCTCAGCCGTTTTTTCCAGTCGAATCACGAGACCATGATAAAACCGCTGCCCCGCTACATAGAGCTGCTCCAGTACCGGGGAATATCCGGCACACGAAATGAAATCCAGCAGGCGCTCACCATGTTCGCGGCGCAGGATTATCTCGATCTTCAGGTGCTTTTCAACCTGAGCTGGTTCGGCTTTTCGATCCGCGAGGAAGACGCCGACATAAGGAAGCTCATCAGGAAAGGAAGATTCTTTACCATCGAGGAGCGTGACCTCGTTCTCAAAAAACAGGTGGAAACCATCGCCAGGCTCACTGTCCTCTACCGTGAGCTGTGGGACGCGAAAGCCATCGACATTACCGCGAGCCCGTTCTATCACCCCATACTCCCGCTGCTCTGCGATACGACCATAGCCCGTGAGGGCATGCCGGGATGCCGTCTTCCGCAGCAGCGGTTTTCTTTCCCCCAGGACGCCGCCCGTCAGGTTGACATGGCGCTCGATTATTTTGAAAAGATTTTCGGAAGAAAGCCCGAGGGGATGTGGCCGAGCGAGGGTTCGGTGAGCCCCGATGCCCTCGATATCGTCAGTAAATCTGGCATACGGTGGGTTGCGACCGACGAGAATATCCTGGCTAAATCGGTCAAGAATTTCAACCGGGGGAAAGACCTGTACCATCCCTGGGAGGCGCACGGTGTTTCGGTGTTCTTCAGAGATCATCACCTGTCGGACCAGATCGGTTTTGTGTACGCCCGTAACCCGGCGCAGGTCGCGGTCGATGATTTTGTGGGGCAGCTGAAGGCCATCGCCGCTTCAGCCGATGGTTCTCCGCGGTGTGTGAGCATTATCCTCGATGGCGAAAATGCATGGGAGACCTATCCCAACAGCGGCCAGGAGTTCCTCTCGAAGCTCTATGAGCAGATCATTGCTGAAAAGGCCCTGAAACCGATTTCATTCTCGAATTTTCTCAAAAAATTTCCGCCGCAATCGTCCATCAAGTCGATTTTCCCCGGCTCGTGGATAAACGGTAATTTCGATACATGGATCGGCGACCAGGAGGAAGTGGACGGCTGGGATGCGCTCAGGAATACGCGCGAGCTTCTCACCGCGAAGGGAAAGGCGCTCGACGAAGAAAAACGGAACGAGGCATGGCTCGAGATTTTCCGCGCCGAGGGTTCCGACTGGTTCTGGTGGTACGGCGAGGATCACACATCGCCCAACGATCCCGAATTCGACCGTCTGTTCAGGGCGCATCTCGAACGGGTGTATGACATTCTCGGCATCGAGTCGCCGCAGGAAATAACCGAGCCGATAATTAAGAAGCAGGTTATCCGCACCGACGTTGAACCCACCGGTTTCGTGACCCCGGTGATCGACGGCAGGGCGACGACGTTTTACGAATGGCTTTCGGCGGGCTGGCTGCCCACAACCGGGCCCGGAGGCGCCATGAGCGGCGGCGAATCGCTCGTCACGGACATCTACTACGGTTTCGACCTGGACTCGCTCTACCTGCGGCTCGATTTTGTCAAGCGCGAGGAGCCGTTGAACCTGGCGGACTGGTCGATGTCGGTCGTCATAACGGGTGACGAGAAATTCCGCATCGACTTCGAACTCGACGAACCCGACAACTACACTCTTTTCCGCGAATCCCAGGAAAGATGGATTCGCCGCGCCCGCCGGAGCGATGTTGCGGTGGACAAGGTCGCCGAGGTGGGAATTGCATACGCCGATCTCGGGATCAAAAGCGGGAAGCGGGTCGGATTTACCGTGATGCTGTTTGAAAAGGGAGTCGAGCGCGAACGCTGGCCCAGGGTCGGCCAGATATCCTTTGTCGTTCCGGACGAGGAATTCCAGTCGAAAATGTGGCAGGTGTAA
- a CDS encoding DUF1926 domain-containing protein yields MEKIKFIIILHNHQPVGNFDWVFKDAAEDAYAPFLDVLERHPGIRVGIHTTGPLLEWFEEQMPGYLDRLAALVEKGQVEIIGGGFYEPILSILPDRDKAGQLDMMNRWVERRFGKRPAGCWVAERIWEPGFASVLGSQGLLYTTLDNTHFQYAGIPDDRIWGSYVTEDQGIPLRVLPIDYLLRYYIPFHDPQETIDYIGSMKEKGATAVTYADDGEKFGVWPGTKIWVYEKGWLERFFTALEENAHWIDIVLPGDYVSAEPPLGSVYLPTASYKEMSEWSLPVAAQKVFQSTEKELEGDKRFEAIKPFIRGGFWRNFIAKYPETDAMYRRMLIVSEAVEKARGRDEHGEAVRELYRGQCNCGYWHGVFGGLYLNFLRRAIYEHLIKAENLVRKSAPAARVTDYNGDGYGEVVLSNNALCLFLAPHEGGAGLEFDSYRRSFNLFDTMTRREEAYHSLIPAVIEDEDPEKHASIHDGIKAKDKNIHRYLHYDWYRRLSFVDHFIPSWETIDAFADSKYREYGDFVALPYEVEEVSAKPSPNVRMARSGGLHFDGCMVPVRVEKRIALPGKGSSVTAAYSVHAANTIQDVLFGVEMNFGLQSGSSDDSGITIPGRTLADSCLASKGEEPDVTEITLRVGWMPLTVKITFSKPAKLWRLPIETVSQSEGGVEHNYQNTCIVPLWSLQTGDSGLFDVEITMEVK; encoded by the coding sequence ATGGAAAAAATCAAGTTTATCATTATCCTGCACAATCACCAGCCGGTGGGTAATTTCGACTGGGTGTTCAAAGATGCGGCCGAGGATGCATACGCGCCGTTCCTCGATGTCCTCGAACGCCATCCGGGCATCAGGGTCGGCATCCATACCACCGGTCCGCTCCTCGAATGGTTCGAGGAACAGATGCCCGGCTATCTCGACCGTCTTGCCGCACTCGTCGAAAAAGGGCAGGTGGAGATTATCGGCGGGGGATTTTACGAGCCTATCCTCTCCATCCTCCCCGACCGTGACAAGGCCGGACAGCTCGATATGATGAACCGGTGGGTGGAACGACGGTTCGGAAAAAGACCTGCGGGATGCTGGGTTGCCGAGCGCATATGGGAACCCGGTTTCGCGAGCGTTCTGGGCTCTCAGGGGCTCCTGTACACGACGCTCGACAACACCCACTTCCAGTATGCCGGAATCCCGGACGACCGTATCTGGGGATCGTATGTCACCGAGGACCAGGGCATTCCGCTCCGTGTCCTGCCGATCGATTACCTGCTCAGGTATTACATTCCCTTTCACGACCCGCAGGAGACCATCGACTACATCGGAAGCATGAAGGAAAAGGGAGCCACCGCGGTCACGTATGCCGATGACGGCGAAAAATTCGGGGTCTGGCCCGGCACGAAAATATGGGTGTATGAAAAGGGCTGGCTCGAACGGTTTTTCACCGCGCTCGAAGAAAACGCACACTGGATCGATATCGTTCTTCCCGGCGACTATGTGAGCGCTGAGCCGCCCCTCGGATCGGTCTACCTGCCGACCGCATCGTACAAGGAGATGTCCGAATGGTCGCTCCCCGTTGCTGCGCAGAAGGTTTTTCAGAGCACGGAGAAAGAACTCGAGGGCGACAAGCGTTTCGAGGCGATCAAACCCTTCATTCGCGGCGGTTTCTGGCGGAATTTCATTGCCAAGTACCCTGAAACCGACGCCATGTACCGCCGTATGCTCATCGTGAGCGAAGCGGTTGAGAAAGCCCGTGGCCGTGATGAACACGGCGAAGCGGTACGCGAGCTCTACCGTGGGCAGTGTAACTGCGGTTACTGGCACGGCGTATTCGGCGGCCTCTACCTCAACTTCCTGCGCCGGGCGATATACGAGCATCTTATCAAAGCCGAGAATCTCGTGAGAAAATCCGCTCCCGCTGCCCGGGTGACCGACTATAACGGTGATGGTTATGGGGAAGTGGTGCTCTCGAACAATGCCCTCTGTCTGTTCCTTGCTCCGCACGAGGGCGGCGCGGGACTCGAGTTCGACTCGTACAGGCGATCGTTCAACCTTTTCGACACCATGACCCGCCGCGAGGAGGCGTACCACAGCCTCATTCCCGCAGTCATCGAGGATGAAGACCCCGAAAAACACGCCTCGATCCATGACGGCATCAAGGCTAAGGACAAGAATATCCACCGGTATCTCCACTATGACTGGTACCGTCGTCTCAGTTTTGTCGACCATTTTATTCCGTCATGGGAGACCATCGATGCCTTTGCCGACTCAAAATACCGCGAATACGGCGATTTCGTCGCGCTTCCCTACGAGGTAGAGGAGGTTTCGGCAAAACCGTCACCCAATGTGCGCATGGCACGGTCGGGCGGGCTTCATTTTGACGGCTGTATGGTTCCGGTCAGGGTTGAAAAACGTATCGCGCTCCCCGGAAAGGGATCGTCCGTTACCGCCGCGTATTCCGTCCATGCCGCAAACACCATACAGGATGTGCTGTTCGGCGTCGAGATGAATTTCGGGCTCCAGAGCGGCAGCTCGGATGATTCGGGGATCACGATTCCCGGGCGGACGCTCGCCGATTCCTGCCTCGCATCGAAAGGCGAAGAGCCGGACGTTACGGAAATCACTCTGCGTGTCGGATGGATGCCTCTCACCGTGAAAATAACGTTCTCGAAACCCGCAAAGCTCTGGCGTCTGCCGATAGAAACGGTCTCCCAGTCCGAGGGAGGCGTGGAGCACAACTACCAGAACACCTGCATCGTCCCGCTCTGGAGCCTGCAAACCGGTGACAGCGGGCTGTTCGATGTCGAGATAACCATGGAGGTCAAATAA
- a CDS encoding GAF domain-containing protein, with product MGELRFLVIGSDSAFNGTIKNHIESLGHSVQVSDIDAMNSDTLQAFNSDSLIVDITDSDKRWLEILKTIAESGIHARIVVYGDDKNEKKVFSEIGGDVCAYLKKPFNGDELTVLINNIYEVCTLRREVTEKEKRVSYLEIINEITRQTLLTEQSDELLWVIARKIQEKLTIFNVNIFIVDDVTNTIVLKAFAGGFGEDLVVGYTLKMGEGITGWVAQNRQSLNSGNVKNEPRRKQGFSFEDTIQSELAVPIIFENKVFGVLHVEDKRKDAFTRYDVMVLETLADQISLTFKKMKLSRDLMDAYDLRAAVNDSLPVSILILNNDLLIEYVNQTFCEIGGRNQDEFLNQHIEHVFSWDLSQAINLTGDLKRTLEEGITITHTNIRHTSPSHGDKVLNFTFVRVRTDQSPKVTIIIQDVTENTKKAYQLSLLREISIAMQGVLDRDKLLHLILTCVTAGFAMGFNRAFIFLTDEKHEEIRGYMGVGPTSHEEAYRIWAELSSKQFTLEEYLLNIHKGHIVRSGLQNLVESIVFNLAQTKNILTETVTTGSYFHVVNAWQNPLIDEGMKRLIISNEFMTVPLIAKNQVIGVLLADNAYSGRPILPEAIEVLTMFASHAGVAIENARILRDLEAKVKELREAYIELEKTHDMLVRNEKLAAIGEVSARLAHEIRNPLATIGGFANSIPKKYEDRDRTIRNAQIIVDEVKRLESILTNVLNFSKPSIPKKTSNDLNTLVKEALGVMEGDLVTNNIVVTLVLAEMNLETELDASQIKQVFINVMQNAINAMSGGGAIEIITEASGNEVILEIRDTGKGIPEQYLNDIFEPFFTTRGNGTGLGLAISNRIIQNHQGRLEIRSKEGKGTTVRIVLPLKS from the coding sequence GTGGGTGAACTTCGGTTCCTCGTCATAGGTTCGGACAGCGCATTTAACGGGACGATAAAAAACCATATCGAGAGCCTGGGCCATTCCGTTCAGGTTTCAGACATTGATGCCATGAATTCCGATACTCTTCAGGCCTTTAATTCGGATAGCCTGATCGTTGATATAACGGATTCGGACAAGCGATGGCTCGAAATCCTGAAAACGATCGCGGAATCGGGAATTCATGCCCGTATAGTTGTTTATGGCGACGATAAAAATGAAAAGAAGGTTTTCAGCGAGATAGGCGGCGATGTATGCGCTTATCTGAAAAAGCCGTTCAACGGTGATGAGCTGACAGTTCTCATCAATAATATTTATGAAGTGTGTACGCTCAGAAGGGAAGTTACCGAAAAGGAAAAAAGAGTATCGTACCTTGAAATCATCAATGAAATTACCCGTCAGACACTCCTTACCGAACAGAGTGATGAGCTGTTATGGGTTATTGCGCGGAAAATTCAGGAAAAACTCACCATTTTCAATGTGAATATATTCATTGTTGACGATGTAACGAACACGATCGTATTGAAGGCTTTCGCCGGGGGATTCGGCGAAGACCTTGTTGTGGGTTATACCCTGAAAATGGGGGAGGGAATAACCGGCTGGGTCGCACAGAACCGTCAGAGCCTCAATTCCGGCAATGTGAAAAATGAACCGAGGCGCAAACAGGGATTTTCCTTTGAGGATACCATTCAGTCCGAACTGGCCGTGCCGATTATATTCGAGAATAAGGTTTTCGGCGTTCTCCATGTGGAAGACAAGAGAAAGGACGCCTTCACACGGTATGATGTCATGGTGCTCGAAACCCTCGCCGACCAGATATCCCTGACGTTCAAAAAAATGAAACTCTCCCGCGACCTGATGGATGCCTATGATCTCAGGGCTGCTGTCAATGATTCGCTCCCGGTTTCGATCCTCATTCTGAATAACGACCTGTTAATCGAATATGTAAACCAGACGTTCTGTGAAATCGGGGGACGGAATCAGGATGAGTTTCTCAATCAGCACATCGAACATGTTTTTTCCTGGGATTTGTCCCAGGCGATCAACCTGACCGGAGACCTGAAGCGGACGCTCGAAGAAGGCATCACCATAACTCATACCAATATACGGCATACATCGCCGAGTCATGGCGACAAGGTATTGAATTTTACCTTCGTCCGCGTCAGAACAGACCAGTCCCCCAAGGTCACGATCATCATACAGGATGTCACCGAGAATACGAAAAAAGCTTACCAGCTTTCGCTTCTCAGGGAAATATCCATCGCCATGCAGGGTGTTCTCGACCGCGACAAACTCCTCCATCTCATCCTGACCTGCGTCACAGCGGGATTTGCCATGGGATTCAACAGGGCGTTTATTTTTCTCACCGACGAGAAACATGAGGAGATTCGCGGGTACATGGGTGTCGGACCGACTTCGCATGAGGAAGCTTACAGAATCTGGGCCGAATTGAGCAGCAAACAGTTTACCCTCGAAGAGTATCTGCTCAATATTCACAAGGGTCATATTGTAAGGAGCGGGCTGCAGAACCTCGTTGAAAGCATTGTATTCAATCTGGCGCAGACAAAAAACATTCTGACCGAGACTGTTACCACGGGGAGTTATTTTCATGTCGTCAATGCCTGGCAGAATCCGCTCATTGACGAGGGCATGAAACGGCTGATCATCAGCAATGAATTCATGACGGTGCCGCTCATTGCGAAAAATCAGGTGATAGGCGTGCTGCTTGCCGATAACGCTTATTCCGGGAGACCGATTCTCCCCGAGGCGATCGAAGTGCTCACCATGTTCGCATCCCATGCGGGAGTCGCAATCGAAAATGCCCGGATTCTGCGCGATCTTGAGGCGAAGGTTAAAGAGCTCCGGGAAGCGTACATCGAGCTCGAAAAGACCCATGACATGCTTGTCCGTAATGAAAAATTAGCCGCGATCGGCGAGGTCAGCGCCCGTCTTGCCCATGAAATCAGGAATCCCCTTGCCACCATCGGGGGATTTGCCAATTCCATACCAAAGAAATACGAAGACCGGGATCGAACCATTCGAAACGCACAGATCATCGTCGACGAGGTAAAACGCCTGGAGAGCATACTCACCAATGTGCTCAATTTTTCCAAACCGAGTATTCCGAAAAAAACATCCAACGATCTCAATACGCTGGTCAAGGAAGCGCTCGGCGTGATGGAAGGCGACCTCGTTACAAACAATATTGTCGTTACACTCGTCCTTGCGGAGATGAATCTTGAAACAGAGCTCGATGCCTCACAGATCAAACAGGTGTTTATCAACGTCATGCAGAACGCAATCAACGCGATGTCGGGCGGAGGAGCGATTGAAATCATAACCGAAGCCAGCGGTAATGAAGTGATACTGGAAATCCGCGATACCGGAAAGGGTATTCCCGAACAGTATCTCAATGATATTTTCGAGCCTTTTTTCACCACGAGGGGTAACGGAACCGGTCTCGGGCTTGCTATCTCGAACCGTATCATTCAGAATCACCAGGGGCGGCTCGAGATCAGAAGCAAGGAAGGCAAGGGAACAACCGTCCGTATTGTGCTTCCGTTGAAATCCTGA
- a CDS encoding AsmA family protein, whose product MNKNLKIALWIIAGLAGVFIIVIILAILLFPGERIRAIVEKEASSALKMPVTVGSVGLSFAGMPAVRVSDFTVGAVSGGEPQLFTVKTVKARINIFALLKKNIEITSVTIDEPAVTLITRKDGSSNLPSSSQKAEPTPAGPPSLPFPISMKSLSLHDGAITVDNRKAGTLLSVKDLSYQLSVDVSGDLKNLRADGALKAGDIAFGTGASGNPPLIEGLGISLVHIVTGDLTTGNLSLTKGDMVIGDMPITLTANVTGWTRVSFSLSTGTHEAEKMLALIPKAVFPEKDKVTARGTYALSVKGLVDTAPAKPVITFEGNLDVDSMSLSYKGLPKSIDEIMCRIAFTEKDIFLRDIRTRIGGSRFALSGTIADYAGKPSLAVSADGSVDIGEVADALPQLAGSGLKGAVEFKLTVKGPPSDPKSVAITGGMNLKGIEVRIPKALNHPALIDGKITLSPSSVAIDRIVLKTGVSELAFTGTVTDYPVLIWPKKGVYAEFRGAVTSELIDLVDMVYIDKTTPTPKPWQMEQAIKNAPIPPNLGAETSIRLGKVTFGKLISESVQGRVSIRDGVFRLSDLAMQAYKGTLAGNAALKLTPEGDATYESKFDLSGFQAGAFLSSFFGISEDRFSGSLSSSLSFSGAGLDSVSMLKNLTGQGMFSMENGSIKNWDFTKKLGDTIKFLNFDTVDFDRIATSFRVADRHVFTDNLTANTEYGAFLCTGSVGFDTALDYDMVFRLNGKAAGLAKKNNIGQLADLFADETGTPVILIKTGGTLKSPSFAIDTSQAKAKAKDKLLDEANKMLDKQDENLKKEGKKLLKKLFK is encoded by the coding sequence ATGAATAAAAATCTGAAAATCGCACTCTGGATCATCGCCGGTCTTGCCGGAGTCTTTATAATCGTCATTATTCTGGCAATTCTGCTGTTCCCCGGGGAACGGATCAGAGCCATCGTTGAAAAAGAAGCGTCATCCGCCCTGAAAATGCCGGTTACTGTCGGCTCTGTCGGCCTGTCATTCGCGGGGATGCCGGCAGTCAGGGTATCCGATTTCACCGTCGGCGCAGTCAGCGGGGGAGAGCCTCAGCTTTTTACGGTCAAAACGGTTAAAGCACGGATAAATATCTTTGCCCTCCTGAAAAAGAACATCGAAATAACCTCCGTAACCATCGACGAACCGGCGGTTACGCTCATTACCCGGAAGGACGGCTCTTCAAACCTGCCGTCATCTTCCCAAAAAGCCGAACCGACGCCCGCAGGCCCTCCATCGCTGCCGTTTCCCATAAGCATGAAGTCGCTGTCTCTCCATGACGGCGCCATCACGGTCGACAACCGTAAGGCCGGTACCCTGCTGTCGGTCAAAGACCTCTCTTACCAGCTCTCGGTCGATGTTTCCGGAGACCTGAAAAATCTCCGGGCGGACGGCGCTCTTAAAGCGGGGGACATCGCGTTCGGCACCGGAGCATCCGGGAATCCCCCCCTCATTGAGGGGCTCGGTATAAGCTTGGTTCATATAGTGACCGGCGACCTGACCACGGGGAACCTGTCGCTCACGAAGGGTGACATGGTAATCGGCGATATGCCGATAACTCTTACGGCGAACGTTACCGGCTGGACCAGAGTCTCGTTCTCGCTGTCCACGGGGACACACGAAGCGGAAAAGATGCTCGCGCTCATCCCGAAAGCGGTGTTCCCGGAGAAAGACAAGGTGACCGCACGCGGAACGTATGCGCTTTCGGTCAAAGGTCTGGTCGATACCGCCCCCGCGAAACCTGTTATCACGTTCGAGGGAAATCTCGATGTCGATTCCATGAGCCTGTCCTACAAGGGTCTGCCGAAGAGCATCGACGAAATCATGTGCCGCATCGCCTTCACCGAAAAAGACATTTTTCTCAGGGACATCAGGACACGAATAGGAGGCTCACGGTTCGCGCTCTCCGGAACGATCGCCGATTACGCCGGGAAGCCTTCGCTTGCGGTTTCGGCGGACGGCTCGGTCGATATAGGAGAGGTCGCCGATGCGCTCCCGCAGCTCGCCGGAAGCGGTCTCAAGGGCGCTGTGGAATTCAAGCTTACGGTGAAAGGGCCGCCATCGGACCCGAAATCTGTCGCGATTACCGGCGGGATGAACCTCAAGGGAATCGAGGTGCGGATACCCAAGGCGCTCAATCACCCGGCGCTCATCGACGGCAAAATCACACTATCGCCGTCCTCGGTCGCAATCGACCGTATCGTCCTCAAAACGGGAGTTTCGGAACTCGCCTTTACCGGCACTGTCACCGACTATCCCGTGCTGATATGGCCGAAAAAGGGTGTGTACGCCGAATTCAGGGGAGCGGTGACCTCGGAACTCATCGACCTCGTCGACATGGTCTACATCGACAAGACCACCCCCACACCGAAACCATGGCAGATGGAGCAGGCGATCAAAAACGCCCCGATTCCTCCAAATCTCGGCGCCGAAACCTCGATCAGGCTCGGAAAGGTGACCTTCGGCAAGCTCATAAGCGAATCCGTCCAGGGCAGGGTCAGTATCAGGGACGGCGTATTCAGGCTCTCCGACCTTGCCATGCAGGCGTACAAGGGTACGCTTGCGGGGAACGCGGCTTTGAAGCTCACGCCCGAAGGGGACGCGACCTACGAGTCGAAATTCGATCTCTCCGGTTTCCAGGCCGGGGCGTTCCTCTCGTCGTTCTTCGGTATCAGTGAGGATCGCTTCAGCGGGAGCCTGTCGAGCTCGCTCTCGTTCAGCGGCGCGGGGCTCGATTCTGTCTCGATGCTCAAAAACCTTACCGGGCAGGGCATGTTCTCGATGGAGAACGGCTCCATCAAAAACTGGGATTTCACGAAGAAGCTCGGGGACACGATCAAGTTTCTCAACTTCGACACCGTCGATTTCGATAGAATTGCCACCTCTTTCAGGGTCGCCGACCGGCATGTGTTTACCGACAACCTTACGGCGAACACGGAGTACGGAGCTTTTCTATGCACCGGCAGCGTCGGGTTCGACACGGCGCTCGATTACGACATGGTGTTCAGGCTCAACGGGAAAGCCGCGGGACTCGCGAAGAAGAACAATATAGGGCAGCTCGCAGATCTTTTTGCGGACGAAACGGGAACACCGGTGATACTCATCAAGACCGGCGGAACCCTCAAGTCGCCATCCTTTGCCATCGACACCTCGCAGGCAAAGGCAAAAGCGAAGGACAAGCTCCTCGATGAGGCAAACAAAATGCTCGACAAGCAGGACGAGAATCTCAAAAAGGAAGGGAAAAAACTGCTCAAGAAACTGTTCAAGTGA
- a CDS encoding response regulator, producing the protein MAKQKILVVDDEVNQALLYEQELMDEGYEVELANSGREALDKIKQSSFDLVVLDIGMQEMDGLEALGRMLSIDNKLPVILNTAYPSYKDNFMSWAADAYVVKSSDLTELKTRIRESLAKKSQ; encoded by the coding sequence ATGGCCAAGCAGAAAATTCTTGTCGTTGATGATGAAGTCAATCAGGCGCTCCTGTATGAGCAGGAGCTTATGGACGAAGGATATGAGGTCGAGCTGGCGAACTCGGGCAGGGAAGCGCTTGATAAAATCAAACAGAGCAGCTTCGATCTCGTGGTTCTCGACATAGGAATGCAGGAGATGGACGGGCTCGAGGCGCTCGGGCGGATGCTCAGTATCGACAACAAACTTCCGGTCATACTCAATACGGCATATCCCTCCTACAAGGATAATTTCATGAGCTGGGCGGCAGACGCCTATGTGGTCAAGTCTTCCGACCTTACCGAGCTCAAGACACGGATACGCGAGTCTCTCGCCAAGAAATCACAATAA
- a CDS encoding galactose-1-phosphate uridylyltransferase — MSELRKDPVIGRWVIVASERGKRPTDFAPAAPKGESVSCPFCAGNEGMTPPEIYAVRPPDTLANTPGWNIRVVPNKFPALRIEGTVDREGMGMFDKMSGIGAHEIIIETPRHDDLLHKRSTQSIVMLLDTYQKRIADLKRDIRLLYVMVFKNEGERAGASLSHPHSQIIATPIVPKRVREEVEGSLEYYRYKMRCVFCDIIREEKRFGSRLVYENASFISICPFASRFPFEIWVLPKRHMSDYIKMTQQEMLEFGECIDSTIKRLAIALGEPQYNWMLHTEPNSNVPRNPWPDISEHYHWHFEIIPKLTRVAGFEWGTGFYINPTPPEDAAEFLREVDIY; from the coding sequence GTGTCAGAATTACGAAAAGACCCCGTGATCGGCAGGTGGGTGATTGTCGCCTCGGAGCGGGGGAAACGGCCCACGGACTTCGCTCCCGCGGCGCCGAAGGGTGAATCGGTCAGCTGTCCGTTCTGCGCGGGCAACGAGGGGATGACTCCGCCCGAAATCTATGCGGTCCGGCCCCCGGATACCCTTGCAAACACTCCCGGCTGGAACATCAGGGTTGTCCCCAATAAATTTCCTGCTCTGAGAATCGAGGGCACAGTCGATCGTGAAGGAATGGGAATGTTCGATAAAATGAGCGGCATCGGCGCCCATGAAATCATCATCGAAACACCCCGCCATGACGATCTTCTCCACAAGCGTTCGACCCAGAGCATCGTCATGCTTCTCGATACCTATCAGAAACGTATCGCCGACCTGAAACGGGACATCCGTCTCCTCTATGTCATGGTATTCAAAAACGAGGGCGAGCGCGCCGGGGCATCGCTTTCCCACCCGCATTCCCAGATCATCGCGACTCCGATTGTGCCGAAACGTGTCCGCGAGGAAGTGGAAGGTTCGCTCGAATACTACCGATACAAGATGCGGTGCGTTTTCTGCGACATAATCCGTGAGGAAAAGCGGTTCGGTTCGAGACTCGTGTACGAAAACGCCTCCTTCATTTCGATCTGTCCGTTTGCGTCGCGGTTTCCGTTCGAAATCTGGGTTCTGCCCAAACGGCACATGTCCGATTATATCAAGATGACCCAGCAGGAAATGCTCGAATTCGGCGAATGCATCGATTCGACCATCAAGCGGCTCGCGATTGCCCTCGGCGAGCCCCAGTACAACTGGATGCTTCACACCGAGCCGAATTCCAACGTTCCGCGGAATCCCTGGCCGGATATTTCCGAACACTATCACTGGCATTTCGAGATTATTCCGAAGCTTACGAGGGTTGCGGGATTCGAGTGGGGCACCGGATTCTACATCAATCCCACTCCTCCCGAGGATGCGGCGGAGTTTCTCCGTGAAGTCGATATATATTAA